CGACCCTACCCGGTCGGCCGGCGGCGGGGATATGATCCCCGGGCGGCGCACGCCGGGCGGCGGTTGCGCCTGAACCCAGCGAGGTGCCTCCGATGGCCAAGAAAATCCTGCTGCTCGCCGGCGACTTCGTCGAGACGCTCGAAGTCATGGTCCCCTACCAAGTGCTGCGATTGCTGGGCTGCGACGTGCACGCGGTCTGCCCGGGCAAGACGGCCGGGCAGACGGTCGCGACCGCGGTGCACGACTTCGAGGGCCAGCAGACCTACTCCGAGAAGCGCGGGCACAACTTCGCGTTGACCTACGATTTCGAAAAGGTCGACCCGGCGACGTACGACGGGCTGTATGTCCCCGGCGGACGCGCGCCCGAGTATCTGCGGCTCAACCCGCGTGTGCTGGCGATCATCCGGCACTTCTGCGACACGGACAAGCCGATCGGAGTGATCTGCCACGGCGTGCAACTGCTGACCGCGGCGGGCGTCTGCCGCGGCCGGCGGATGACGTGTTACCCGGCGTGCCAACCCGAGCTGGAGCTCGCCGGCGGAACTTACGTCGAACCGGACGCGGGGCTATCGATTGCCGTGGTCGACGGCAAGCTGGTGAGCGGGCCGGCCTGGCCGGCGCACCCGGCGGCGCTGCACGAATTCGCCCGGTTGCTGGGGCTGAACGTGAGCGGATGAGCTGTGGGCCGGAGCAGGCCGCGCTCCCAGCCCGGGCATGGACGCCCGGCGGATGGCAGCGCCAGCGGGGGCGACCTGGGGCAGGCGTGATTCGCCAGTGGTGTCCCGATCCGCTATACTGATGAGCTTTCGGACGGCAGGTCCGGGTTTGCGCCGTCGCTGACCCCCGGGACCGCGGCCGGGACTGGGCCGCAGGCCGGCGGCAGCGACCAGGCGACGGCATCTGGAGCATGAGTCGATGATCAAGGCGAGCGAACTGAAGAAGGGCCGTGTGATCCAGCATGAGGGCGCGCTGTACACGGTGAGCGACATTCAGCGGGTCTCCAAGGGCAATTGGCGCAGCTACCTGCAGGTAAAGCTGAAGTCGCTGAAAGACGGGCGTGTGACCGATGCGCGCATGTCCGTGGACGACCGCGTCGAGACGCCGTTCGTCGATACCAAGCCGTACCAGTACCTCTATCGCGACGGAAACGACTTCATCCTGATGGATGAGCAGACGTTCGACCAGTTCCCGGCGTCGGCCGAAGTCATGGGCGACGCGGACAAGTACCTGCGCGGCAACGAGAAGGTCACGGTCTCGTTCATCGATGGGAAGATCGTGGCCGTCGAACTGCCCAACGTCGTCGAGTTGAAGGTCGTGGACACGCCGCCCGTCGTCCGGGGCGCGACCGCGACGAACCAGACGAAGGATGCGACGATGGAGACGGGGTTGCGCGTGCGCGTGCCGCCGTTCATCGAACTGGGCGAGGAACTACGTATTGACACGCGGACCGGCGAATACCTGGAGCGGGCCAAGGGATAACCCGTGAGCACGTGGGAACATGGGAATGTGGGAACGGTGTCGTGCCGCGCCGGTCCTGCTTGATCGTGCCGGCGCATCCCCGCGGCGAGGTTAAGCCGTGAATTGGCTGCTGAACGTCGGCGATACGGATATCCTGCGTGAGGCGACCAGCGCGGCCGCCGTGTTCTGGTATCGTGCACGCCGCGGGGGGCTGCGACTGGTCATCGAAGCTGCGCTGACGGTGCTGGTGGCGCTCCTGGTCACGCTGCTCGTGCTGGGACCGGAGGGCACGGGCGTGGCCTGGCTGCGGCGCGAGCTGGTCGCCGTCGCGGTCTCGATGATGGTGGTGGCCTGGGGCGGGTACACCGGCTGGCTGGCGTTCCAGTTCCTGCCGTCGCGCAATGACCGCGTCGTCCTGGGCCTGCGCGACTTTGTGCGCGGGTCGGTCAGCCCCCTCGAAGAACAGATCCAGGCGCTGAC
This sequence is a window from Phycisphaerae bacterium. Protein-coding genes within it:
- a CDS encoding DJ-1/PfpI family protein, which encodes MAKKILLLAGDFVETLEVMVPYQVLRLLGCDVHAVCPGKTAGQTVATAVHDFEGQQTYSEKRGHNFALTYDFEKVDPATYDGLYVPGGRAPEYLRLNPRVLAIIRHFCDTDKPIGVICHGVQLLTAAGVCRGRRMTCYPACQPELELAGGTYVEPDAGLSIAVVDGKLVSGPAWPAHPAALHEFARLLGLNVSG
- the efp gene encoding elongation factor P; its protein translation is MIKASELKKGRVIQHEGALYTVSDIQRVSKGNWRSYLQVKLKSLKDGRVTDARMSVDDRVETPFVDTKPYQYLYRDGNDFILMDEQTFDQFPASAEVMGDADKYLRGNEKVTVSFIDGKIVAVELPNVVELKVVDTPPVVRGATATNQTKDATMETGLRVRVPPFIELGEELRIDTRTGEYLERAKG